The Poecilia reticulata strain Guanapo linkage group LG13, Guppy_female_1.0+MT, whole genome shotgun sequence genome has a segment encoding these proteins:
- the LOC103474251 gene encoding extracellular calcium-sensing receptor-like, with product MKQPEQGWVFLLPLLLAYFSHAEQQLCTHIGDPEFPQLVKDGDIMLGGVFSFHVSWNEVETHYEEKPPHLQCTSLNFREFQMLQVMLFTIEEINNSSDLLPGIYLGCKIYDTCGSIARSIKVSLALVNGYGNVSATSEACVRPAQVQAIMGEASSSPSMAIATIIGPFSVPLISQFSTCACLSDKSKYPSFLRTIPSDYYQSRVLAQLVKHFGWTWIGAIRTNDDYGNNGMATFTETAEQLGICLEYSLTFFRTDPWDKIQKIIETVRSSTSKVIVAFISQADMDVLLKEFSRANLTGYQWVGTEAWISDFQSASRDNKRILDGAIGLSIPKANVSGLKEFILDVKPLYLTSNDLFVEFWEALFSCKVKQSEVGESQRLCTGXENLTGVENSFTDMSMMPIFSNMYKGVYAVAHXLHNILGCNKTCNXKVPLDPLTILQHIKGIHFKTKEGEEVYFDENGDPAAKYEIINWQPRENGPVSFVTVGLYDASLPADEQMNVQQKFVVFAQNSEQVPVSVCSESCPPGTHKVLQKGKPVCCYDCISCAEGEISNSTGLYMMR from the exons ATGAAACAGCCAGAGCAGGGTTGGGTCTTTCTGCTTCCGTTGTTGTTGGCATATTTTTCTCATGCTGAACAGCAACTGTGCACACACATCGGAGACCCGGAGTTCCCACAACTAGTGAAGGATGGAGACATCATGCTGGGGGGAGTTTTCTCTTTCCATGTCAGCTGGAACGAAGTGGAGACTCATTATGAGGAAAAACCTCCACACCTACAGTGCACAAG TTTGAATTTCAGAGAATTCCAGATGCTCCAAGTTATGCTTTTCACCATCGAGGAGATCAATAACAGCTCAGACCTGCTACCAGGGATTTATCTAGGCTGTAAGATTTATGACACTTGCGGCTCCATTGCTAGAAGTATTAAAGTGTCTCTGGCCTTGGTCAATGGTTATGGAAATGTGTCTGCAACTTCCGAGGCATGCGTAAGACCTGCGCAAGTGCAGGCTATAATGGGGGAAGCCTCATCGTCTCCGAGCATGGCTATAGCCACCATCATTGGACCGTTTTCTGTCCCACTG ataaGTCAATTTTCCACGTGTGCTTGTCTCAGTGATAAATCCAAGTACCCGTCATTTCTCAGAACAATACCCAGCGACTACTATCAGAGCAGAGTTCTGGCCCAGTTGGTGAAGCACTTTGGTTGGACTTGGATCGGGGCTATTAGAACAAACGACGACTACGGCAACAACGGCATGGCCACGTTCACGGAGACTGCCGAGCAGCTGGGCATCTGTCTGGAATATTCTCTAACTTTTTTCCGGACAGATCCGTGGGACAAGATACAAAAGATAATCGAAACGGTCAGGTCTTCCACCTCGAAGGTGATCGTCGCTTTCATTTCCCAAGCGGACATGGATGTTCTCCTAAAAGAGTTTTCTAGGGCCAACTTGACTGGCTACCAGTGGGTCGGCACCGAGGCCTGGATTTCGGATTTTCAGAGCGCCTCGAGAGACAATAAGCGCATTTTAGATGGAGCCATAGGTCTTTCCATCCCCAAAGCAAACGTCAGTGGACTCAAAGAGTTCATACTTGATGTGAAACCACTTTATTTAACCAGCAATGACTTGTTTGTGGAGTTCTGGGAGGCGTTATTTAGCTGCAAGGTCAAACAGTCAGAAGTAGGAGAAAGCCAGAGGCTCTGCACTGGCCAWGAGAATCTGACTGGAGTGGAAAACAGCTTCACCGACATGTCAATGATGCCCATATTTAGCAATATGTATAAAGGAGTGTATGCAGTGGCTCACRCTCTGCACAATATTYTAGGTTGTAATAAAACATGYAACWACAAGGTGCCACTGGACCCGTTAACG ATTTTACAGCATATAAAAGGAATTCACTTCAAAACAAAGGAAGGAGAAGAGGTTTACTTTGATGAGAATGGAGACCCGGCAGCAAAATATGAGATTATAAACTGGCAGCCAAGAGAAAACGGCCCTGTGAGCTTTGTGACCGTCGGTCTTTACGACGCGTCTTTACCAGCAGATGAGCAGATGAATGTGCAGCAgaagtttgtagtttttgcTCAAAATTCAGAGCAG GTCCCTGTTTCGGTTTGCAGTGAGTCGTGTCCCCCAGGAACACACAAGGTTCTCCAGAAAGGAAAACCTGTGTGCTGCTACGACTGTATAAGTTGTGCAGAGGGAGAAATAAGCAACAGCACAG